One Coffea eugenioides isolate CCC68of chromosome 2, Ceug_1.0, whole genome shotgun sequence genomic window, TTCAaagcttgatttttgtttttataaattatacatttaaacCATTTTAAGCGAGAAGTCTTGGGTTCGAGACTTCCAacttacacttaaaaaaaaaagagttgcaTACTCTCAAAAATCTCTTTTATTAAATCCTAACACGTGTATCTAAATTTTTACCAATCCCTATTAGGTAATCCTACCGAGTTTTATTTCCATTACTAAATCCTCTCAATCTCGGGTTCAGATTATTCATCGGTTACTTTTTATTCGCTAATTTAAATAGCTTAGAAAAAAGTGATTAACTATTATCAAACTAAATTTAATATATACATCATATTAAATCAACACATTACGATAAGAATTGAGAGTTTGAGAATTTGAGGGATGATAAGAAAGAGAATTTGAGATTCAATCAATAATCATTATTGGACAATGAAATTAAGGCACAACAAATGcctgtgcatatatatatatatatctatatctatatattgATTTACCCAATCCATTGTCATTCCTAAACCTTTTAAAACATTTTATTGTCAAaagcactttttttttcctatatGAGTTTTTGTCAAAATCCTCAACATTCAATAAAACACCAAGCCATcttagaaaataaatgatattGTCAAACTCCTCGACATAAAAGGAAACACCAGGCCCCCTTTCAAAATAATGAAAGCCCTCTTTGTAGTTCGTACCGCCCAGATCAGATCACTGTATCATACAACAAAAACCTGAAAGGTCCAAATCTTGTATCTGCAGACCCCAAATATTCTGGTATTTACCCTTTTAACACCATCCCTGCTCATAATTTACACTTTGaccccaaaaaggaaaaaagaaccCCAGAAATCCACCCGCCCGATCCCGACAGAGTACAATCAACGCAAACCCTTTAGCTATTAGCAATATTTGATTCTTATGATTGTAATAGATGTATCCAAATTTACCCATTTTCCCAATCCTCATTTCTTCTACAGTTAGCAGTAAGAATAGAAGAAGAAGGGGAATTGGTCTCTTTTCCCATCTTTTTTGAGCTCAAAATCTTGAGACCCTTTTCactattttttccttcttctcctATTCTAGGCCTTCTCCATTGTCAGAAAAGGGGAAGAGGGGTTATTAAtatttcataaattcattaGAGAAATAATAATTGTAGAAAGAATTCGCAATAATAAGGAATAATGTCGAAGAAGAAAGCTACTATGACTCTCAAGGACTTCCATGGCGGTTCCATCCCTTCCGATCTTCCTTTACCTTCTGCACCCGGCGTGTTAGTATTACTCCCTATTTCTATCCATAATTTCTTAGTTGTCATGGATTAAAGCTTAACTCTTTATTGATTTCGTTTTGTTGGTTGTATTTCTTTAATCATCTGAAACTTGCTGTTATTATTGGTGGTAGATTTATGAATTGTTCTGTTTTATTCCCATTCGATTTTTGTTTCATGGATTGTCTTAATTTTCTGACTTGGGGCTCGTTTATTTAAAGGCGGTGAaagatagatttttttttttggggccaagactagcTGGAATCTatcttttttttctgttttttcctGGATGTATTTTGATTAAGGGAAATTTGACTCTGCAAATGTTATTGTTATAATTCAGATCTGTTTTATGTAGCTCGATTAAAGGTTGAtgaaatttttgttactttagGAACATAGAAAATTAGTAGTTACAAGCATATAACGTGGATGGAGATACTTGTCTTGTGTGTGCGCGGGCATGTATTAGCGTAAGAGCAAATGATTTTTGGGCTTTTTGTCTGTGTAAATATAAACCTGATAGAAAACTTGGAATTTTTGGCAGAATGGTGAGGCCATCTGAGCGTGGCTCCCTCGACCGGCAGGCAGCATGGGGGAACCCATTGGGACGGCCAGACCACCGGTTGCGTCCAGGGTCAGCTGGGACAGCTAGGAACTTTGATGACAAGACTACTTTTTTAAGTCATAATAGTAATATAGGTAGGCATTTTGATGAGGATGAGCGGAAACCATTGGATGGGGTATCAGGTCCTCGTCGAACTGTCAGTGATGAGAGCCTCAGAGCTCTCCCAAGTCATGTGGTGGAACCTAAGACTGATTATTCAGCCTCTGGGAGGGTCCCTAGTCGACCATCCTCAACTCCTGGGTTGCAGTATGCAAGTGGTATAACTAGTAGTTCTTATGCTGGGAGGTTTAGTGAGACCAATCATGCAGGAGTGGGTTCTCAAGGGTTTGGACCAAGTGGTGGAGTTGGAGTGAATTTTCAGAATGTTAGTGGGTCTGGTGGGCAGATGGTTTCTGGGCCGCATCCAAATGCATGGGGACTTAGGAAAGAAGCAGCTGGTGTAAAAGAACCAGCTGCTGCTACATGGTCTGCTCCAGATGCTGCAGCAAAGTTAGCTCATGCTAGTGCACTGGAGAAGGTTTCATCTGGTAGGTGGCATTCCAAGCAACATAATAGTTCTCAGCCAGATGTTGAAGTCATTAGGCAGTCAGAAGTTGAGAGTGAATTTCATTTGAGGGATAAGGATGTGTATAGCAAGAATACATATAGCTCTAGGCATTTGGTAGGTGGGACGGACTATCATGAGGCAGCGTTGGCAAGGCAGGTGGAAAAGAGTTTGATTGTTGATGATGGAATTCGTGGTGGCAGCAAAGCAATACCAATCTTTGAGAGGGCTAGAGCTCCTGTCACCTTGGAGGCAAATGAAAGGAATCCTTTAATGAATGCTAATGATTTTCAACCGCTTCATCATGTAGGAAAATCTGGTGGTGCTGAGTCACAATCAGCTGTGCATTCTGAATTATCAGAAAGGCGAAAGCTGAAGATACTTCCAAGATCCAAACCACTAGAAACTCAGGAACTGCCACTGGAGTATAAGCCGGTAAAGCTGCTCTACTTATTACTGTTGATGCATTTGAAGCTTTCAAATAATTATTATGAAATCTACATCTCATTACCGCACTTTTCTAAATATACTTTTATCAGCAGCCAACTGTTCCTTTACATGTGGAAATTAACAATCGATCACATGAAATGCAAATTCCGCTGAAAGCTGGGCTTGTGGGATCTGAGAGTGGGAATCCTCTTGTAGAGCGCCCAAAATTAAATCTGAAGCCCCGATCTGAGCCTCTTGATCCAGCAGAAGATGGCACTGAAAGCAAGAGGTTTACCAAAATTTTTAACTAGCTTGCTTGACTTATGTTATCTTTCTATTTTCTTTCCAGTTTGTAATGCATATACTGTATTTCAGTTGCCCTGCTGTGAGCTTTCCTTGCGTTTGATGTCATTTAATATGTCCATGTGATGATATATAGAATCAAGTTCTAAAATGTGGTTGAATATTGATCGTTAGAGATGTCATAATGAGTCTAGGCTTTAGAGATCGTTGAAGGGGAAGTTAGAACTTTCAAGGTGTATGAGTTGAACTTAGAGATTGTTTATTGTGATGTTGATATATCTTTTTTATCTTATGGCATCTTGGTATCTAGAGTGACttattttttttgcaatttctgCCTCCTTTAGGCTTAGCTTGGGAGCTTAggacagaaaagaaaagaagggaaaactTTAGTTATGAGGTGAGATGAGAGAAGAGAAGGGATTGTTATGTTGTTTGGGAATTTTGAGAATAAGTGGAATGATTTTGGATGGGTAAGTcattaaatatttgttcaagagctttttaaggacaaaaggcattttgaaaaaatttaacaAGCTTCCTCAGAGTTTCCTTCCATAAAGTGGGTGGAAAAGTTTTGGCTACTGTAGTGCTGCATTTCATCCTTCTGAATCCTcccattttctttctcttctttcctaCTAAAAACTAACAAACAAAGGAAAACTGActctcttctttccttttcttttctatccaaaCCCTGACTCCCAAACGAACCCTTAAGCTTTGTTCAACGAAGAATTTTGAGACAAAAATGAAATTGGGATGGAGAGAAAAGCATCTGCTTTGGGACTTTTGTTTAAGAGTAAGAGAAAAAAAGGGATAGATCCAAGTTTCTTCCAAGGCCTCCATTTCTCTTATATTATGGTCCATTGTTTTTGCATAAAAATAGAGTCCGTTTACAAGTGTACTCCATAAGTATTGATAGCATTCAAAGCCTGAGGTTGTAAAGATTCACTTTCACCAACTAAAACTCGTGCCAAAAAGTCATCCATACATTGTTCTATGTTGTAATATCCTCTCAGCTCGAAAcagaaataaaatcaaggaggAGCTCCAAAGCTAGGTCTCTCCCATCCTTTGTCCCCTTAAAAAGGTTCAAAATAGTTCTTACATACCCACTTTTCGTCCTCACTTAGGCAAGAGATATCAAGAGAAAAATGATAAGTGCTGTTGTTTGTGAATTACTATATCATATCAAGCTTTAAGACTGTTAATGCAATTGCTTTAGCAAGGGAAAGGGCATATCAAGCCCAAAGTCTTCCTTTTTTCGCGTCTCAACTAAAGAACATGCTTTTTAGGGAAAGCTTTTTTTCAGTTAACCTTCTTTCATTCTTGCCTCATTCTAGTTTTTTATTGCATTCTTCCATCTACTGGATTAATTCTCAAAGTACTACAAAAATGATTTGCTGATAGACTGTGGTGTATATAATTCTGAATTGTTAGCTACCTTATAGTAATATGCAGAATTATGCAGATCCATTGTCCACATGTTTGTGATGGATATATTGTTTTATTGAGTTTATTAAACATGAGAATAGATCATGGATCCAAAGTGATGTGATGTTTGTACATGCATTTTATTGGAAATGCAGTTTACAGAAGGAAATTACTTTAAACATTTTCCTGACAAAAAGGTTGGAGCAACCATGGCATACAAAATGTTGTAATATTATTACAAATGCAATGTTTTCATCTATGTTCTTGCGTGGTCGAATATCCGCATTTCATAGCAACTAGAAAACTTTACTAGATGTCTTTGTCGGAAGTTTTAGTTTCTTCTTTGAAGACATTAACCTCAAGTCCTGTGTCTTCTGTCTAATACAAACAAAAGTGTCATATTTAATGGTATTATCATGGACGGCTGTAAATCGAGTACCTTTTGCATATGACAGAATAACAGATGCATATTTCCTGAATAAACGAGGAAGGGAATTGACGATTGCTTCCCAAAAGTTGGTGATGCATGTGATTTTCAACTAGTATTGATGATGCATGTGATTTTTGCTTTAAAAAAATTGTGGTTTCTTTACTTTTCTGCTCTCACTTGTTGGCTTGCATGATTGTACTCCATCTTTTGGAGTTTTGAGTTGATATTGcttgctttgttttccttaattatattttgattaatttatttattctagATCTTTATACTCTTGTAGTATTATTAAGTATCTTGGCTTTCCATTAGTATCAAGAACTTTAGTTTAGTTCTCATGTAAAGATGTTATGCTTAACACACCTAAAAAGATCCACCTATGCCCTATACCTCCCAAAATATTCATTTTGAAGAAAGAAGAGCCAGTATTACTCAAAAAACAGAATAAGATGCAAAACGTATAATTTGCAAATTGTATCAGTAAATTCAACATGTATAATATTGCAGAGGATAAATGTAATGTCATTATGGTGAATCTGGCCATCattcttcttttgtttgatttagACAATTACTTCATTATTCTCATTATTTTCAGAAACTTATCCAGATTCTGATTAAAAGTTACATTGGACCAACCATCTGATTCTTCTCATAAATATTTCAGTTCGGAATGATTTCAAACAGATGCACTGTATGGTTTTCTTTCATGTGTTAGGTGATTGAATCTTGTGCTGTCTGCAGTTCCAGATGTTTTAATCAAGATGATGAAGTGTGGAAGACGAATAGAAAGTAGTAGTGGGAGTATACCGGTTGAAAGAAAAAGTAGTGAATAACTTGCCCACTTTCTGGACTTTTAGTTTATGATTTTCAGTCTTTGTTACTTTTAACAGCTATTAGTTTCTGAAAATCATAGCTTTTCGTATTTTTCTTTGCCCTCTTCAACTCGATATGTTGGTAAAGTGAGTATGTCTCTGGTCAGCCTTGGTTGCTAGtaattatctttcttttttgccCTAGCTGTTTTCACAGTGTTCTTGTGCTTCACATATTTGGAAAGCATACTTCagtactttttttcttttggttttttttttcaagtctGTTGTTGGATATTCCACCTGTTTATATGTTCTCTTGGAGTTTTCTAAACCTAGCAGCCATCCTCTGCAACTCTTCTAAGTATCTTTTCTACCTTAAAAGCGTTAGTGGTAATAAGTGTATTAATTATTTGTTATGTTCAGGTAAAATGATTTTTCATACCCCTGTGGGAGAACATGTGATATGTGCTTCTTGAAAGCTGCTTTATTTACCATGTTGACAAGAGCTTCTCGTCGATTCTGATATTATATTAATGTCGCAGAATTTTCTCTCTAAAGCATGTAACAATCGTGAATAGCAATTTGGCTACCGTGATTTTTTTATCTAACTGATCAATCGATACAGAGAGAACACATCAGCTGTCATTCTTGACATTGCAAGCTGAGGTCTTTACTTTTTACGTTTCTGCCAACCTTGTTTGCTTTTTACTGGATTACTTCTAGTTGTTCATGACTGTCTTGCTATATAGCTGTTCAGTGGAAAATTTTGATACTGTTTGTGTTGATGTGATTTTTTTTCATGACTGGGGAGTTTTTGCTGGAACGTTTCTACATGATTCTGACCATATTGTTATTTGTGACTGGCCACAGGAACACATTGTTTGGGGGTGCTCGCCCAAGAGAGCTGGTAATTCTTTTTCTTGTGATTGTTTGTATCCAAACATAGATTAGTGCTTGTCTGACAGCAGTTCATATTTTTGTTCACCCCAGAAAAATGAGAATTTGCATCACATTTGGCTGTGTACTTGTCATTTTGTATCAATGTTGGAGACCTGAGGCTTTTGGTTTTGATTCTGGTTTCTGCCTTTGACTTGTTCAGGAAAATTGATCTGTAGTTATGGATGTCCTCATTTCTTTTCTAACCCCCCTTTATTCAGATTAGTCTATAGTTCCTTCAAGCTGGATGTTTATCTTATTACATGCTCTTATTGCTGCTTCCAGGTTCTAAAGGAGCGGGGCATTGATAATGTTGCTGTCCATGATGATGACCTGGCTCTGTCTCCTCAGAGGTAAAAGTTCAGTTTATTTATCTTGTGTTTCTGTAGCTGTGGATGGCTTAGTTATTATAGGAGCTGCGTCTCTTAGCTTGAATTTAATTTCGAAACCCTTAGCTGAAGTTattataaatcaaaattgatcTTTATCTGAAGGGTCAAACAAGATGTGCTCAAAACTGATAGAGTCTCAGTGCATGCTGCTTCTACTCGGTACAATGATAAGCCAGGAAGTATACCCATTGAACATCGGACAGGGAAGAATTCTGATGGGCGAGATCACCGATTAGAGGTTGAAAAAACAGAAGTTCAGAAGAGGAATTGGCGAGGTGAGAACTGGAGGAACAAAAGGGAATTTGAGAAGCAACACCCGCCGCACCAACATCTGCAACCACAGCAACAGGAGAGGCCACCTTCACCAGAGACTTGGCGCAAGCCTGTTGAGCATCCAAAAGCAGCTTCTGCTGATGCTCCAGGGCTGCGTTATGGAAAAGCAGCTTCAGCAGTTGAGCTTGCCCAGGCCTTCTCTAGGTCAATCTCTGACTCCCCAACTCCTGATCGTTTTTCAGGGCAGAAAGGCCCTCCTAGCCAGGGGCAAATGCCATTTTCTCGGCTGACGGGTCCTACACCGAGACCTCAAATAAATGGCTACTGAGCTTTTAGGACATACTGGATGTGACTTTTGAGAAAGGATGCATTTTTACTGGTAATTGTGATTCAATAGGGAGGATTGTCAGAAACTGGAAGCTGCACGAGCAGTTCGCAGGTTGGAATTGAGGCTTCAAATATCCATGCGGGATGATGTCAAGAATAGATCAGCCTACAAATTCTGAGATCCTGTGTGACTCCGCCGCCCATTTATTCACCATGGACAGCGGAAAAAAGGTTTGGAACAccagaaaggataagaaataaaaaaaaaagaaaagaaattcagTTGTGAAACTATTGCCTTTTAACGTTGGCGGTAGAAAACTGATGTCACCGCTAGACAAATTGTCTTGGTGGTGGGAGTTTTTTATGTTATACTTTGATACGTTGGATTTTTGGTTCATGCTGCTTCATTTTGTATTGAGATTGCTCGTACAATATATGAAGCAAATGTTTCCTTGGATAAGTTCCTGCCTGTTTCCATTCAGTGTCTTGTATGTGATATGATACCTTGGTAAAATGATTTCGCTTGTCTGCCATCATGTGCAAATATTTTGCTTCCCCGTTACAGCATTTCAGACGGCCCCCGGGGTTTGAATTGAAGCGCTTTTCCATGAATTAATGTTAATTAAAGAGGGAGTTATTTATTATGGGTGCTTTGTAATCTATGACCTACAAGCAACCAGTTTTAAGGGCAGGCTCTTCGAGTATCTGTTCTTTTTTCGTTTAATTAAGTT contains:
- the LOC113761712 gene encoding uncharacterized protein LOC113761712 isoform X2, whose protein sequence is MSKKKATMTLKDFHGGSIPSDLPLPSAPGVMVRPSERGSLDRQAAWGNPLGRPDHRLRPGSAGTARNFDDKTTFLSHNSNIGRHFDEDERKPLDGVSGPRRTVSDESLRALPSHVVEPKTDYSASGRVPSRPSSTPGLQYASGITSSSYAGRFSETNHAGVGSQGFGPSGGVGVNFQNVSGSGGQMVSGPHPNAWGLRKEAAGVKEPAAATWSAPDAAAKLAHASALEKVSSGRWHSKQHNSSQPDVEVIRQSEVESEFHLRDKDVYSKNTYSSRHLVGGTDYHEAALARQVEKSLIVDDGIRGGSKAIPIFERARAPVTLEANERNPLMNANDFQPLHHVGKSGGAESQSAVHSELSERRKLKILPRSKPLETQELPLEYKPPTVPLHVEINNRSHEMQIPLKAGLVGSESGNPLVERPKLNLKPRSEPLDPAEDGTESKRNTLFGGARPRELVLKERGIDNVAVHDDDLALSPQRVKQDVLKTDRVSVHAASTRYNDKPGSIPIEHRTGKNSDGRDHRLEVEKTEVQKRNWRGENWRNKREFEKQHPPHQHLQPQQQERPPSPETWRKPVEHPKAASADAPGLRYGKAASAVELAQAFSRSISDSPTPDRFSGQKGPPSQGQMPFSRLTGPTPRPQINGY
- the LOC113761712 gene encoding uncharacterized protein LOC113761712 isoform X1; translation: MSKKKATMTLKDFHGGSIPSDLPLPSAPGVMVRPSERGSLDRQAAWGNPLGRPDHRLRPGSAGTARNFDDKTTFLSHNSNIGRHFDEDERKPLDGVSGPRRTVSDESLRALPSHVVEPKTDYSASGRVPSRPSSTPGLQYASGITSSSYAGRFSETNHAGVGSQGFGPSGGVGVNFQNVSGSGGQMVSGPHPNAWGLRKEAAGVKEPAAATWSAPDAAAKLAHASALEKVSSGRWHSKQHNSSQPDVEVIRQSEVESEFHLRDKDVYSKNTYSSRHLVGGTDYHEAALARQVEKSLIVDDGIRGGSKAIPIFERARAPVTLEANERNPLMNANDFQPLHHVGKSGGAESQSAVHSELSERRKLKILPRSKPLETQELPLEYKPQPTVPLHVEINNRSHEMQIPLKAGLVGSESGNPLVERPKLNLKPRSEPLDPAEDGTESKRNTLFGGARPRELVLKERGIDNVAVHDDDLALSPQRVKQDVLKTDRVSVHAASTRYNDKPGSIPIEHRTGKNSDGRDHRLEVEKTEVQKRNWRGENWRNKREFEKQHPPHQHLQPQQQERPPSPETWRKPVEHPKAASADAPGLRYGKAASAVELAQAFSRSISDSPTPDRFSGQKGPPSQGQMPFSRLTGPTPRPQINGY